In Runella sp. SP2, the genomic window CCATGCTTTGGGTATTACGCGATAGTCTCAATTTGGTCGGTACAAAGTTTGGCTGCGGCATGGCTCAGTGCGGAGCTTGTACCATTCATTTGGACGGGAACGCCGTTCGCTCGTGCGTGTTGCCCGTGTCAGCGATTGGCAAATCAGCCATCACAACCATCGAAGGACTTTCTGAAAAAGGCGACCACCCCGTCCAAAAAGCGTGGCTCGAACATGATGTAGCACAATGCGGCTATTGTCAAACGGGGCAAATTATGACGGCAACGGCCTTGCTAAAAAATAACCCTAACCCGAGCGAAGCTGATATTGATGCCGCCATGAGCGGTAATATTTGCCGTTGTGGGACGTATTTGAGAATTAAAGATGCCATTAAATCTGCTGCCAAAACATCAAACGCTAAATAAGAAAAGACGATGAAAAATATAAAATCACAAAGCAGAAGAGATTTTCTAAAGTCTTCGGCTTTGGCAGGCGGCGGGATGATGCTCAGTTTTAGCTGGTTTTCGAGCGCCAAAGCCGCTGAAAAAATACAGGAATTGAACTTGCCAGAGCCACAGTGGTCAGAGCTAGCCGCTTACATCAAAATTACACCCGATAATGTCGTGAAAATTTTGGTGCCCAATCCAGAGTTTGGCCAAAACGTGATGACTTCGTTGCCAATGATGGTAGCTGAAGAACTCGACGTTGATTGGAAAAACGTGGTGGTCGAAATGAGTACGCACGACAATGTCAAATACGGAGCACAGTTTACGGGGGGAAGTAATTCGGTAAGAATGTACTGGAAACCGCTCCGAAATGCAGGGGCGGCTGCCCGTCAAATGCTCATCGAAGCGGCAGCACAAACGTGGGGAGTGACGGCTTCTGAAATTACAACGAAAGCGGGTATTTTGTCGCATTCGAGTGGAAAAACGGCGAACTATGGCCAAATGGCCTCAAAAGCGGCTACCTTGCCCGTTCCGAAAGACGTCAAATTGAAAGCTCCTAAAGATTTCTCCATCGTAAGTCATTCAAAGAAAAATACCGAAGGCGTAAAAGTGGTAACAGGAAAGCCGCTTTTTGGGATGGATTACAAAGTAGATGGAATGTTGATTGCCATGATTCAGCACCCGCCTGCTTTCGGTATGAAACTCAAGTCGTTTGATGCCACTGCCGTCAAGAAAATGCCAGGTATCAAAGACGTATTTAGCTTTAAATTGTATGACGACGGGTTTGAGCAGGCAGGTTTTGATACCCGCGCTTTCAACGAAATGATAGCTATTGTAGGGAATAGTACTTGGGAGGTGATGAACGCCCGCAAAAAGTTGGTTGTGCAATGGGAAGCGGCGGGCGAGGTGAAAGAAACCATGATGGGGAGAGGTGGTAAGCGGGAAGTGACCGTGCCTGGCCGATTAGAAACCACAAGTGCGCAATTTGAGATGATGGCGGAGTATGCTGCAAGACCAGCCCAACAACTCCGAAAAGATGGTGACCCTGAAACGGCTTTCAAAAATGCGGCTCAAATCATTGAACGCACGTACAATGCACCGTTTTTGGCCCATAATTGCATGGAACCCATGAACTTCTTTGCGCACGTACAAGAAGACAAAGCCTTGGTAGCGGGACCGTTGCAAGCGCCAGGCTGGATGGAGCCAACTCTTGTAAAATTGTTAAACCTCCCTGCCGATAAAATCGAAATTCAAATGACGCGCATGGGGGGAGGTTTTGGACGCAGGGCCTACGGGTCTTACGTGTATGAAGCGGCCCGTATTTCCCAAAAAATGAAAGCCCCCGTCAAGCTGATTTATACGCGGGAGGATGACATGACGTACGGAATTTACCGACCCATGTACACCGCTACGTATCGGGCGGCGTTGGATGCCAATAAAAACCTGATTGGTTTCCACGTCAAAGGCGGAGGAATCCCCGAAAACCCCGTTCATGCCAATCGTTTTCCTGCGGGTGCGGTGGACAATTACTTGGCCGAAGGCTGGGAAATTCCGTCAAATATCACAATTGGGGCATTTAGAGCACCGCGTTCCAATTTCAACGCTGCTGCCGAGCAGTCGTTTTTGGACGAAGTAGCAGCTGCGATGGGCAAAGACCCGATTGAAATGCGGTTGGAGTTGCTGAAACGGGCCAAAGAAAACCCCGTGGGTAAAAACAATGATTACGATGCCAACAGATACATCGGTGTATTAGAACTGCTGAAAGAAAAATCGGGCTGGGGAAAACCCGAAAATGCGGGTAAAAAACGGGGCGTTGCGGCCTATTTTTGCCACGCTTCCTACGCGGGGCATGTCGTTGATATGGTGATGAAAGACGGTCAGCCGTACGTGGAGGCTGTCACATCAGCTATTGACTGTGGAGTCGTCGTCAACCCTGATGCTGCTCGCAATATGGTGCAGGGAGCCGTAGTGGACGGTATTGGAAATTCGTTTTATGGCGCTTTAACGCACAAAGACGGGGCGGCGGAGCAAAACAACTTCCATACTTACCGCATGATTCGCCACAACGAAGCACCGAAGAAAATTGACGTTCATTTTGTGCAAAGCGAAGTTGACCCGACAGGACTTGGTGAGCCGCCGTTCCCGCCTGTGTTTGGGGCGGTTGCCAATGCGTTGTTTCAAACGACGGGCAAACGTTACTATAATCAGCCGTTTAAGGTAGAAATTGAAAAGCCGAAGTCATAAAATAGACTTTTTAATAACTATAGCCGCGAATCCGCTAATGATGTGTATTCGTGGCTTTTCTGTGTGTATATGTGAAAAATCAATCGTCAAGAAAAAAGGAGAGAGATACTGTAATCAATAAATTTATATAAATTTGTAGATTATAATCTGTAGATTTATATAAAATGATAGAAAGAAAGCTCAAGGTGCACTTGGAAGGTCACTGGAATGAGGGTAAAGTATTGATTGTTTTAGGGCCGCGCCAAGTGGGCAAAACAACCTTATTGGAATATTTGTGCAGCCAAACAGGGGACTACCTTTTATTAAATGGTGATGACCCGATTGTGCGACAGACCCTTGAAAACATCGGGGAGGTGCAGCTCAAACAACTCATTGGGAAGTACCAAACGGTGTTTATTGACGAAGCCCAAAGGATTCCCAACATTGGACTTACGCTAAAAATTATTCACGACCGCATCAAAAATATAAGGGTTGTGGTAAGTGGTTCGTCAGCGTTGGAATTGAGCAGCAATATCAACGAGCCACTCACAGGGCGTAAATGGGAGTATCATTTATATCCTATTAGTTGGCAAGAGTTAAGTCAGCATATAGGTTTTTTAGGAGTAAAACAACAGTTTGAAATACGACTCATTTATGGAATGTATCCCGAAATAATCAATAGACTTGGTGATGAAGAGGCTGTTTTGAAACAGTTGGCAAGCAGCTATTTGTACAAAGATTTATTGAATTATAATGGTATTCGTAAGCCAGAAATTTTATCTAAGTTGTTGATTGCTTTGGCATTACAAGTTGGGTCGGAGGTTTCGTACAATGAGTTGGCTCAATTGCTCAGAATAGATCGAGCGACGGTAGAACAGTATATTGGGCTGCTGGAACAAGCATACGTAATTTTTAGACTTAACCCACTTAGTCGAAATGTTCGGAACGAAATTAGTTCGAGCAGGAAAATCTACTTTTACGATAATGGTATTAGAAACGCCCTCATTGGGAATTTTAATCCGTTGGCATTAAGAAATGATACAGGAGCTTTATGGGAAAACTTCTTGATAAGCGAGCGTCTGAAAGCAAATCACTACAACAACAGTACGACAAAAGCTTATTTTTGGCGAACCCACGCCCAGCAAGAAATTGATTATATTGAAGAACGAGGCGGACAGATGTATGCGTACGAATTCAAATGGAATCCCAAAGCCAAAAATAAGTTCCCCAATTCTTTTGTAGAAGCATATCAACCAGTTGAAAAACAGCTGATTATTCCTGATAATTTTGAGGATTTTTTGAGATAAAACATGCCAAGATAGTTTAGTATTAGGAAGGCATTCACCATTTATTAATGAGGTAGTTTTTGGTCGAATTTTGTTAAAATAACTTGTTCAAATTCTCTTTTCCCAAACTCTTTCATCAGCCATGTTTTTCCTACTTGTCTTGCTCCTTGCAAAATGAGCGGCTTTCTTGTGGACGAATTTTTCCAGTTTAGTAGGTCTTGATATATGTGTTGTATCATATTTTTCCTTTGAAAAAGTGTCACCTTCCCGAAAGTTCCAAACTTTCGGGAAGGTGATAATTGATGTTCCAATAAAAGTTTCAAACTTTTGGGAAGGTGACAATTGTGCGCTAACGGTTAAAAAACAGCCTTAAAATTCTTTTAAAATAATTAACCCAATTTACCAATCAACTCTAAGAAAGAATGAACAGAAGAGAGGTCATTAAAAGTGTTGCTTTGATGTTTGGAGGAACGCTATCGGCGCCAACCCTTATGGCCATGAACCACTGGGAACAGGCCACTACTCCTGACACAAATGCGGCGGCGTTTAGCCTAACGGCGACGCAGCAAAAGATTGTCGCGGAAGTAGCCGAAATGATTATCCCCAAAACAAATACAGTAGGAGCCAAAGACGTGGGTGTGCCAGCATTTGTCGAAATGATGCTCAAAGACTGCTACTTACCACCTGACCACCAGCGTTTTTTAGAGGGCTTAACTTCTTTGGAACAAATGAAATTTTTGGAACTGAACGAGGCCGAACGGCGCGGTGCACTCAAAATGATGGAGCAACAAACCAAAGAACAAATGAAGACGCCATCGAAAACGGTTCCTTTTTGGCGTTTGATGAAAGAACTGACGTTGTTGGGGTATTTTACTTCAGAAGCGGGTATCAAGGCTTCCTTTGAGTACGTACAAATTCCTGGGAAATTGGAAAACATCAAGCTCAAACCCAACCAAAAATCATACGCGTATTAAATGTAAATTTAGTGATGAGTTATAAGAGAGGAGTGATAAGAATTTCTTAATTACTCATCTCTTAAATCTCATCACTTATCACTCATTAAATTATTGAAAGTCATGTACTTAAATATAAAAGCAACGAAAGATAATACCTTTGACGCCATTGTCGTTGGGTCGGGGATGACGGGCGGTTTTGCGGCGAAAGAACTGACCGAAAAAGGCATGAAAGTGTTGATGATTGAGCGTGGAAAAGAAATCAAGCACGTTCAGGATTACGACACGGCCATGAAACAGCCGTGGGAAATTGAACACCGTGGCAAAACCACGCTCGTTTCGGCCGAAGAACGCTGGGCTAATAGCCGTTTTTGGGGGCTGGGTAGCGAAGAAGTGGTAAACCATTTGACCAACGATAAAGAAAATCCGTATATAGAAAAGCGCCCCTTTGACTGGATTCGCGCCTACCATACAGGAGGCAAGTCCATGCACTGGGGACGTCAGTCGTACCGTTGGAACAAACAAGATTTTGAAGCCAATGCCAAAGAAGGCATCGGCATCGACTGGCCGATTCGGTACGAAGATTTGGAGCCTTGGTACACGCATGTCGAAAAATTTGTGGGCGTAAGTGGCCAAAAAGAAGGCTTAGACGTACTGCCCGACGGGCATTTTTTGCCGCCCATGCCGCTGTTTGCGCCTGAGGCTTATTTCAAAAAAGTGATGTTCGACAAGTTCAATCGCCCCGTAACGGTAGGGCGGGTGGCCAACCTTACGCAACCCCAAGCCATTCATACTGAACTTGGTAGAGCGTCGTGCCAGTACCGTAACAAGTGCGCGCGTGGATGTCCTTATGGTGGATATTATAGCTCGCTGTCGGGGGCGATTCCCGCTGCCATGCGTACCAAACGCCTAACGATGTTACACGATTCGATTGTGGCCGAAATTATCTATGATGACCAAAAAAATAAGGCCGTTGGCGTTCGGGTTATCAATCAGCATAACAATCTTGTTACCGATTATTTCTCAAAAATTATCTTCTTAAACGCAGGTTCTATCAATACTGCTGCGTTGATGCTTAACTCTAAATCGAGGCGTTTCCCCAACGGATTCGGAAACGATAGCGACCAAGTAGGGCGTAATCTCATGGATCACCAACTTGGCGCAGGAGCTACGGCGAGTATCGAGGGCTTTGAAGACGATTATGTATATGGACAGCGCCCCAACGCGCTCTACATTCCTCGTTTCCGAAACTGGGGGAACGACAAGCAAACGGCGTATCTCAGGGGCTTTGGCTACCAAGGCGGAGCGAGCCGCGAAGGTTGGAACCGTGGCGTGGCCGCCGATGGTTTTGGCAGTGATTTTAAAGAAAACCTCACCAAGCCAGGCGCGTGGACGATTAGTATTGGAGGGTTTGGGGAAGTGTTGCCCGACCCCAACAACCGAATGTACCTCGACCCCGATAAAAAAGACAAATGGGGCGTGCCGTTGATTGTGTTTGATGCGGCCTTTAGTGACAACGACCGTGCAATTCGCAAGGACATCGTAGCTTCGGCGGTAGAAATGCTGGAAACGGCGGGTTTCAAAAACGTGACTCCTTACGACCGCCCGACCCACCTTGGATTGGGTATTCACGACATGGGAACGGCTCGGATGGGGCGCGACCCAAAAACGTCGGTCTTGAATTCTTTCAACCAAGTGCATGACAGTAAAAATGTATTTGTGACCGATGGCGCGGCGATGGCTTCGGCTTCTTGTGTCAATCCATCCATTACCTACATGGCGCTTACGGCCCGTGCAGTAGATCATGCAGTGAAGTCTTTGAAAAAAAGAGAATTGTAACTCAAAACAGTATCTGTTTCCTTTTTTTGCCTTTCTTAATGAAAAAAGTACCAGAGAAAAAGATGAATAACCGTAGAAAGTTTCTTAAACAAGCAAGTAGCGCTTTGGCGATTGGGGCAGTTGCACCCGCGATGGCGCACGAAAACGCGGCCACGCCCAAAGCCCAAGAAGATTTGTTCAAGCTAGGAATCGCAGGCTATAGTTTTGTGCATTTTAAACTAGATCAAGCCCTCGAAATGATGCGTAAGGTGGACGTTCACTACCTGTGTATCAAAGATTTTCACTTGCCTTTTAATAGTACCGACGAACAAATCGCGGCGTTTCATGCGACCCTCAAAGCCTCCAACGTAACGGGCTACGCTGTGGGGCCGATTTACATGAAAACGACCCAAGAAATCGACAATGGTTTTGAATATGCAAAACGCGTTGGAGTAAAACTTATCGTGGGCGTACCAAACGAAGAGTTGTTGCCGTATATCGACAAAAAAGTGAAGGAATACGACATGCGTTATGCAATTCACATTCACGGGCCTGACATTAAATTGTGGCCAAATGCGTCGTCGGTTATCAATGCCGTTAAAAACCTTGATCCGCGTATGGGATTGTGTTTTGACATGGGGCACGATGCGCGTTTTGGCGATGACCCAATTGCCGACCTCAAAAAATACGCCGACCGCATTTTTGACATTCACCTCAAAAACGTAACGGCGGCTTCTAAAGAAGGAAAAACCTGCGAACTCGGACGCGGTATCATCGACGTGCCTGCCTTTGTGGCCATGCTTCGCAAAATCAAGTACAGCGGAAGTTGTAGCCTTGAGTATGAAAAAGACATGAAAGACCCGTTGGCAGGTATCGCCGAATCGGTGGGGTACTTCAAAGGAGTTTGCCAAGCGAGCCGTAAATAGTCAAGAGCAGTCAGTAATAAGTAAAAGGGGTTGGGTAAGGCTTTGGCCAATATCCAGCCCCTTTTAAATGATTAAGCACAGTTAACGATTAACGGATAACAATTAACTTTGCTTATTTTATGTGTTGATTTTTTAAAACAAGAAGCTGAGGGATGGACAAAATCCCTTTGAACATAAGCTTCGTTAGTTCGCCAACGTTGTGAAAATACGAGCCAAGTACAAGGTCGGTATCGCCGTCGCGGTCGATGTCGGCGGCTTCTAAAGTAAGCCACTTTCCTGCGGCGGCAGCTTGCGTGCTTGAGACATCAAATTGAAAGTTACCTTTGTTAGAAAAATACAAAAATCCTTGTTCTGGTTGGCCGAGGTCGTCGTAAAAGGAGATGGCGGCGATGTCGATGTCGCCGTCGTTGTCAAAATCTCGCGCCACCGCTTTGCTGGTGCCGTAGAGCGGATAAAACCATGCTTCCTTAAAATTGTCTTTCCCATCGTTCAGAAAAAGACGGATGCCGTGGTAGTTTTTGGAGATGGCCGAATAATCCCAATTGTCGCCGTTGGTCAATAAAATATCTAAAGTGCCGTCTTTGTTAAAATCCACGAACTCAAAATAACTTACACCATACACAGGTGGGAATTGAAGTACCACTTTTTCTTTAAATTGGCCTTTGCCGAGGTTATAAAAAATGTGAATACTTTCGCGGGCTTGTGCCATCAACACCACGATGTCAGGTTTTTTGTCGTTGTTCATGTCTCTGATTTCCACCCTGCGCGCGCCAGGTAGAGCGAGCAAAATGTGTTCTTTTTCGGGCAACATACTCTCGTACCACGCCAGTTTTCCCGTATTATTTCCAAAGTGACAAATCACGACATCTTCTTGGCCGTCTTGGTTGAGGTCGGCCGTAGCAAAGTCAACACCCCGCTGAATGGCGTCAAAATAAAGGGTGGCGTTGGCCATGGTAGTATCAAGAACAATTAATTTCCCCAATGCCTGGTCAGAAGGGCGAAATGACCCAATTGTGAGTAAGCGGGGAGGGGCATTGGTTGGAAATGAAATGGCAGACGGTGGACTATCGACATTCCATGTCATGCGCAACTGAAGAAGTGAATCGACTTCGTACAATTCATTTTGGGCATCACCCACGTACAAAATGCCATTTTTGGGGTTAAACTTGAGTAGTGACGTTTGCGGAATGGGCTTGTCGTGCACTTTTACTTCGAGGGCTTCAAACTGTGACAAAGTCGGTAAGATGGAAGCGTGTTTGGACTGTGGCAATGGCGACTCGGGGGCAGTTTGAACGTAGAAATCAACAATCTGTTTCCACGCTTCTTGCGACAATTGGGGTGTTTCTGGATACGCGCCTGATTGCCTCAACACGGCTTCTTCCTTAGGGTCGAGGTCTTCGTACGGATTTTTACCTGCGTCTTTGATACCCAACCGAAGGCCCATGTTGGGAAGTACGCTATTCGCCCACGTTTTTTTGTCCAACAAGGCTGGTTCAGGGTACAGATGGCAGCTTTGGCAATGCGTTAAAGCAAGTTGTTTTCCTTGAGAAAAAGCATTTGTTGACCAAAAGATTATAATGAGTAGTCCCGTAATTTTAGAAACCATAAGGGAGAAATTTGAATCGAAAAATAAAAAAAATTCCGAGATAAAACCTATCTCGGAATTCTAACTACTTACCAAAGTTCAACTCTAACGTTGTATTTTTAATGTATGAATACTGCATACATGGTTAAAAGTACTATTTAACATCCCAAAAAAGTTTGGTAGTTAGATTATCTTTTGCTTTTACAGTACCATAGTTAGTGGTATTGTAGATTTGCTCGCTTGATGGATAAATCCAGCGTACTGGAGGTTGGGTCTGCGCATTGGCATTATCTACCATAAAGCTAAATTTCGGCAAATCTAATCGACGAATTTCTGACCAACTTTCATACGGCTGAACTACACTGTAGTGAATCCACTTTTGAGTAGCGATAGCGGCTAGTTTATCTGTAGCCTTGTCCCAGCTGATACCATCACTATTGATATACTTCTGGATTTCGTCAGCGGTAGCAGGAGTTGGGGCAGCGATTGTATTATCATTACTAATTTTACTGAAATTATAGTAATACTCAACCGACTGCGCAATACCTTTTTCGTAAGCAGCTTTGGCGGCAGCTGCGTTGTTGGCTTTTAGATAGTACTCAGCAGCCAAGAAGCTCACCTCGGCAGCGTTGATGATAACACCAGGGAAAAACTGGTTACGACTTATTGTAGAGCGGTTATAAATCGAAAGTGTACCACCCGCAATCAACGCTTCTTGTGCTGATCCTGTCAACATTGGATCTAAACCAGCATATTTACCCGCAGCATTAGCACCTGGCTCAAACATTACGCGCAAACGAGGGTCTGTGTTTTTGTTCATGTGGTCAATCATCACTTTCCCTGCTACGTTTCCGTTCCAATCTTCCAAGCCTGTACGGAAGTTTTTGGAATGAATATCCGTATTGATGTCATACACTGCAATTTGGATATTTTCAGCGTTTGCTGAAACAACAGGATATTTAGTTGGGTTGCCCAAGATGTCTGCAATTTCCGTTTTAGCTCTAGCTGAAAAAGCCGAAGCATCCGAAACCCGCGTAAGAATGCGGAGGCGAAGCGAGTTACAGTATCTTTTCCACTGATTGATATCGCCTTTATTAACAAAGTCCTGCGTTTTGAAACCTGTCAAAATACCCGCATTGATACTAATTGTGTTAAGCTCGTCGGCAAATCCTTTAAGTTCGTCCAACATTTTGGTATAAACCGCATCTGCCGCATCGTAGGTTGCGAATGAGTTGTTAAAATCACCACCTTTAGTACTCAGAAGTCCTGCCGTAGAGAGTGGCATGTCGCCGTGTAAGTCAACGTTTTTCTGAACGTGATCGTAAAGATAGATGGTTGATGTAATCTTATAAATACGACGTAATGACTGGGCATCTGCGCTCAAAGCGTTGTAAATTTTTTCCATTTCGCGGTACTGAGCGAGGGTACCATAAAATGTATTCCAACGGTCAGAAATCAAACCACCTCCTGGAATGTACTGGTTATCGGCATTGACCCAACCAACAGCTTGGTTATAGCGATTGAGGGTTGGCCGAATCACAACGAAATAGTTCCAGTAATCTGGCAATACATACCATTTGTTGGCATTTAGAAAGCCAGTAAACTGCTTTTCGACGGTTGAGGTAGAGATTTTTGAAGGATCTGGGTACGCTTTCTCAAAGTCTGACTTTTCGCAGGCAGTAAGACCAAGCGTAGTTAAAGCGATTAGTGCTATTTTTTTCATTGTGTTTTCTTTCGTTTTGAATGACTCAACAAATTAGAAACTTGCTCTTAACATGATACCCATGGTACGAGTTGCAGGGTTTGTACCCGCGTTGTTAAGTGTTTGGAACCAGCGAGAACCAGCGGTTGTTTGTTCTGGATCCATGTCCTTGATAGAACGGTAAATGAAGAATGGGTTTCTTGCAAATACTGAAAGCGTCAATTGTTTAGCACCAATTTTATTAATGATATTGCTTGGCATTTGATAAGCAAGCGACAATTCACGTACTTTAACATAGTTGTTTTCAACTACGTATAATTCGTAGCGTGAAGAACCGTACTGAGGTCCACCCCAGTTGTAAGTAAGCCAATAGTAGTAGGCCTGTGAAATGACGTTGGTGTTTTTCTCACCGTTGGCAAGTACTCCGTCTAGCAACATACCATCGTTGAATACTTTTTCGCCGTTAGGGCCTTGTGTTGCTGTCGTTTGAATACCTTTACCATCTTTTACGTAGTAGCTAAGACCACCGCTTGCTGCATCCATGTACTTGGTACTTTCTTCCGTTAATCCTCGTGATGTCATCCAGAAAAGACCTGTAGGCATGACGTGTCCACCGTAACGGTAATCAATGTTAACATCTAATGTAATGCCTTTGTAAGAGAAGGTATTAAGCAAACCACCAACCGCTTTTGGCATCGCATTTCCGACTTTGTGCATGGTGCTTCCGTCAAGTTGGTACAAGCCATTAGGTTGTACAATCATTTGACCGTTGCTGCTACGGGCAACCAACGGCGTGTAGAAATCGCCCATAGCTTGACCTACAACCGAACGCAATTGAGCTGCTGCACCGTCAAAATCTGAGTGTAATAACTCCGTAGAGTTGTTAGCTAATTTTTCTACAACGTTTGTGTTTTTGGCAAACGTCAAGGTAGTTTCCCAATTAAGTTTACGCCCTTGGAGTGGAACGGCATTAAGTAACACTTCTATCCCTTTGTTACGAAGTGTACCAATGTTAGCCAATACTGAAGTAGCGCCCGAAGTAGCAGGAATTGTAAGTGGCAAAATTTGGTCTCTGATTTGGCCATTATAGTAGTTTAGCTCTAAGCCAAGTCGTTTACCAAAGAATTTTGTTTCTAAACCAAATTCGATTTCATGCTTCTGCTCTGGACGGATACCATCGTTTCCGAAAGATGACGAGATATTTGTGTAAAGAACAGGCTGACCACCTACTTGCTGAACACCCAAAGTACCTTGGTTGTAAGCAATATTAGCACGGTAAATATCTGGGAAGTTACCCACAATACCCCAAGAACCACGGATTTTACCAAAGCTAATGAAAGCTGGTAATTGGAAAGCATCCGAGAAAACAAAACTTGCATTAAGTGATGGGTAGGTAAAGGTATTGTTGTTAGGGTTCATGGTAGAAGTACGGTCGCGACGAATCGTTCCTTCCAAGAAAGCAAAACCTTTGTAATCTAAGTTGATTGTTCCAATCAAGGCATCCTTCACGATTGACCAACGTGATGAACCTGTACTTGCTAGGTTGACAGAAGCGGCAATATCAAACAAGTTTTCAGTACTCAAACCACCATTCGTTCCACGGTTTACCATTGTGTAAAGTTCTTTAGTCGCCGTGTAGCCACCCATTACGTTCAAATCTAGGTCTTTGGTGATTTTTTTGTTGTAGGTCAACAACGCATCTCCGTACATTAATGAAGAGATAGAGTTTGTCAAACCAAAGTAACCAGAGTATCCAAAAGCCAACGGGCGTTCTGTTGATTGGCGTGTTTCTTCGCGTTGCGAGGTGAAGTCAGTTGATGTACGCAAACGGAATTTAAGGTCTTTTGTGATTTGGTAGTGGTTGGTCATACTTGCAATCACGCGGTTATTAAATTCGTCGTAGCCGTGTTCTTTCACACGCCAAACGTAGTCTGCAATATCAGCCTTGAAACCATTGCGAATGATATTTTCGCTAGGAGTTAAGCTTTGACCATTTGCACCTTGCACAAAACGGTATCCTTGGCTGGTTTTGTATTTGTTGAAGTACCAGTCAGCATTGTCAAAACGACCAATCATTCCCGTGAAGTTGTTGATCATACGGTCGATAGAGTACGGACGGTTGAAGGTGTTTTGGTTAATGTAATTAATCATTACATCTGTCGTCCACTTTTTGCCAATTTTGAAACTACTGTTGAGGTTAGCAATATTTTTAACGTTTTGAGAACCGAAG contains:
- a CDS encoding VCBS repeat-containing protein; its protein translation is MVSKITGLLIIIFWSTNAFSQGKQLALTHCQSCHLYPEPALLDKKTWANSVLPNMGLRLGIKDAGKNPYEDLDPKEEAVLRQSGAYPETPQLSQEAWKQIVDFYVQTAPESPLPQSKHASILPTLSQFEALEVKVHDKPIPQTSLLKFNPKNGILYVGDAQNELYEVDSLLQLRMTWNVDSPPSAISFPTNAPPRLLTIGSFRPSDQALGKLIVLDTTMANATLYFDAIQRGVDFATADLNQDGQEDVVICHFGNNTGKLAWYESMLPEKEHILLALPGARRVEIRDMNNDKKPDIVVLMAQARESIHIFYNLGKGQFKEKVVLQFPPVYGVSYFEFVDFNKDGTLDILLTNGDNWDYSAISKNYHGIRLFLNDGKDNFKEAWFYPLYGTSKAVARDFDNDGDIDIAAISFYDDLGQPEQGFLYFSNKGNFQFDVSSTQAAAAGKWLTLEAADIDRDGDTDLVLGSYFHNVGELTKLMFKGILSIPQLLVLKNQHIK
- a CDS encoding SusD/RagB family nutrient-binding outer membrane lipoprotein — translated: MKKIALIALTTLGLTACEKSDFEKAYPDPSKISTSTVEKQFTGFLNANKWYVLPDYWNYFVVIRPTLNRYNQAVGWVNADNQYIPGGGLISDRWNTFYGTLAQYREMEKIYNALSADAQSLRRIYKITSTIYLYDHVQKNVDLHGDMPLSTAGLLSTKGGDFNNSFATYDAADAVYTKMLDELKGFADELNTISINAGILTGFKTQDFVNKGDINQWKRYCNSLRLRILTRVSDASAFSARAKTEIADILGNPTKYPVVSANAENIQIAVYDINTDIHSKNFRTGLEDWNGNVAGKVMIDHMNKNTDPRLRVMFEPGANAAGKYAGLDPMLTGSAQEALIAGGTLSIYNRSTISRNQFFPGVIINAAEVSFLAAEYYLKANNAAAAKAAYEKGIAQSVEYYYNFSKISNDNTIAAPTPATADEIQKYINSDGISWDKATDKLAAIATQKWIHYSVVQPYESWSEIRRLDLPKFSFMVDNANAQTQPPVRWIYPSSEQIYNTTNYGTVKAKDNLTTKLFWDVK
- a CDS encoding SusC/RagA family TonB-linked outer membrane protein produces the protein MKHKLLALIVLLTMIGGSVFAQTITGKVTSQTDGQPLPGVSIVVKGTSAGTTTDGNGKFSIAGSSKSTLVFSYIGFKTQEIAVGNRSTIEIVLQEDASQLQEVVVTGLGLSKEQRATGYATSSIKSDKIVVAASPNFANALYGKAAGVRIASTPGGATSATNITIRGINSITGKNQPLIVLDGVPIRDGEVRNNDYWSDQRLRGNGLLDINPEDIERLDILKGASAAALYGSEAVNGVVLITTKSGKGKKGLGVTFNTSYSVDRIAYTPRYQNIRGAGAPIHVSNGGQDAEGFIYYDTNGDGTPDTRGITNFSINFGPKFDGKPIMSWDGVVRPYEAQPTAYEGLYQQGSNSNINVAVSQSTDNSNIRFSLTRQDNRGISFGSQNVKNIANLNSSFKIGKKWTTDVMINYINQNTFNRPYSIDRMINNFTGMIGRFDNADWYFNKYKTSQGYRFVQGANGQSLTPSENIIRNGFKADIADYVWRVKEHGYDEFNNRVIASMTNHYQITKDLKFRLRTSTDFTSQREETRQSTERPLAFGYSGYFGLTNSISSLMYGDALLTYNKKITKDLDLNVMGGYTATKELYTMVNRGTNGGLSTENLFDIAASVNLASTGSSRWSIVKDALIGTINLDYKGFAFLEGTIRRDRTSTMNPNNNTFTYPSLNASFVFSDAFQLPAFISFGKIRGSWGIVGNFPDIYRANIAYNQGTLGVQQVGGQPVLYTNISSSFGNDGIRPEQKHEIEFGLETKFFGKRLGLELNYYNGQIRDQILPLTIPATSGATSVLANIGTLRNKGIEVLLNAVPLQGRKLNWETTLTFAKNTNVVEKLANNSTELLHSDFDGAAAQLRSVVGQAMGDFYTPLVARSSNGQMIVQPNGLYQLDGSTMHKVGNAMPKAVGGLLNTFSYKGITLDVNIDYRYGGHVMPTGLFWMTSRGLTEESTKYMDAASGGLSYYVKDGKGIQTTATQGPNGEKVFNDGMLLDGVLANGEKNTNVISQAYYYWLTYNWGGPQYGSSRYELYVVENNYVKVRELSLAYQMPSNIINKIGAKQLTLSVFARNPFFIYRSIKDMDPEQTTAGSRWFQTLNNAGTNPATRTMGIMLRASF